One window from the genome of Streptococcus salivarius encodes:
- a CDS encoding permease produces the protein MAIFHQLPDSVLQLLAVFLSIIIEALPFVLLGSILSGFIEVFVTPEKVQNFLPKNKVLAILFGTLIGFIFPSCECGIVPIITRFLEKKVPSYTAIPFMATAPIINPVVLFATYTAFGNSWYYVILRFLGAFLIAMILGILLGFVVDDQILKDNRKVSHVHDYSGLSAGKKVFQALIHAVDEFFDTGRYLIFGSLVAAGMQTYLPTRILTTIGHNSVTAILIMMLLAFILSLCSEADAFIGASLLSSFGVAPTVAFLIIGPMVDIKNLIMMKHQFKTRFVGLFVGTASLVTIIYCLVLGVI, from the coding sequence ATGGCTATTTTTCATCAACTACCAGATAGCGTTTTGCAGCTTCTGGCAGTTTTTCTATCTATTATTATCGAAGCCCTGCCCTTTGTTTTGTTGGGAAGTATTCTGTCTGGCTTTATCGAAGTCTTCGTGACTCCTGAAAAGGTCCAAAACTTCCTGCCGAAAAACAAGGTCCTGGCTATTCTCTTTGGAACTCTAATTGGTTTTATTTTCCCTTCTTGTGAGTGTGGGATTGTTCCCATTATCACGCGCTTTTTAGAGAAAAAAGTGCCTAGCTACACGGCTATTCCTTTCATGGCAACTGCTCCTATCATTAATCCAGTCGTTCTCTTTGCGACCTATACGGCCTTTGGGAACTCTTGGTACTACGTGATTTTACGTTTCCTTGGGGCTTTCTTGATTGCCATGATTTTGGGAATCTTGCTTGGCTTTGTGGTGGATGACCAGATTCTTAAGGATAATCGTAAGGTCAGTCATGTGCACGACTATAGTGGTTTGTCAGCTGGTAAGAAAGTTTTTCAAGCCTTGATTCATGCGGTAGATGAATTTTTCGACACTGGGCGTTACCTGATTTTCGGGAGCCTGGTGGCCGCAGGGATGCAGACCTACCTACCTACCCGTATTCTTACGACAATCGGGCACAATTCGGTGACAGCCATCCTCATCATGATGCTTTTAGCCTTTATCCTCTCGCTTTGTTCTGAGGCAGATGCCTTTATCGGAGCTTCGCTACTCTCTAGCTTTGGAGTAGCACCAACAGTGGCCTTTCTTATCATTGGTCCTATGGTTGATATCAAGAACCTAATCATGATGAAACACCAGTTTAAGACACGCT
- a CDS encoding SPJ_0845 family protein, with product MAVIQKKTNELESMMASFAAIPDFEKAGTDPKKDKRLQEDKKK from the coding sequence ATGGCGGTTATTCAGAAAAAAACAAATGAACTTGAAAGCATGATGGCATCTTTTGCGGCTATCCCTGATTTTGAGAAGGCGGGAACTGATCCTAAGAAGGACAAACGTCTTCAAGAAGATAAGAAGAAATAA
- a CDS encoding Tex family protein yields the protein MENRNLKTLAQELGLKKQQVETVLELTAEGNTIPFIARYRKEKTGNLDETQIKAIIDMDKSLTALQDRKETVLAKIEAQGKLTDQLKAAIEAAEKLADVEELYLPYKEKRRTKATIAREAGLFPLARLILQNSPNLKSEAEKLTSEAFPTADKALAGAVDILVEAFSEDNSLRSWTYNEIWNNSDITSTLKDQSLDEKEIFKIYYDFEDKVSKLQGYRTLALNRGEKLGVIKVSFKHNLEKMHRFYSARFKQKNDYIEEVINQSLKKKIIPAMERRIRSELTEAAEDGAIQLFSQNLRSLLLVSPLKGKMVLGFDPAFRTGAKLAVVDQTGKLITTQVIYPVAPASQAKIAQAKKDLADLIKKYAIEIIAIGNGTASRESEAFVAEVLKDFPETSYVIVNESGASVYSASELARHEFPDLTVEKRSAISIARRLQDPLAELVKIDPKSIGVGQYQHDVSQKKLSENLDFVVDTVVNQVGVNVNTASSTLLSHVSGLNKTISENIVAYREENGEIVSRAEIKKVPRLGAKAFEQAAGFLRIPNAKNILDNTGVHPESYPAVKDLFKQLDITDLDDSAKKKLKALNLKETAEELGLGQETLKDIIADLLKPGRDLRDDFEAPVLRQDVLELKDLSVGQKLEGTVRNVVDFGAFVDIGVHEDGLIHISEMSKSFVNHPSQVVSVGDLVTVWVSKVDLEHEKLNLSLVNPRESN from the coding sequence ATGGAAAATCGTAATCTAAAGACATTGGCTCAGGAATTGGGCCTAAAAAAACAACAAGTTGAAACAGTTTTGGAATTGACCGCAGAAGGCAATACCATTCCTTTCATTGCCCGTTACCGTAAGGAAAAAACAGGCAATCTGGATGAAACGCAAATCAAGGCCATCATTGATATGGACAAGTCCTTGACGGCTCTTCAAGACCGTAAGGAAACAGTTCTGGCCAAGATTGAGGCTCAGGGTAAATTGACTGACCAACTCAAGGCAGCCATTGAAGCGGCTGAAAAGTTGGCAGACGTGGAAGAACTCTACCTTCCCTATAAGGAAAAACGCCGCACCAAAGCGACTATTGCCCGTGAAGCAGGTCTTTTCCCCTTGGCACGTCTTATCTTGCAAAATAGTCCCAACCTCAAGTCTGAAGCTGAAAAGCTGACATCTGAAGCCTTTCCAACAGCTGATAAGGCTCTTGCGGGTGCTGTGGATATTTTGGTTGAGGCCTTTTCTGAGGACAATAGCTTGCGCTCTTGGACCTACAACGAAATCTGGAACAACAGTGACATCACTTCAACCCTCAAGGATCAATCGCTGGATGAAAAAGAAATTTTCAAGATTTACTATGATTTTGAGGATAAGGTGTCTAAACTTCAAGGTTACCGTACGTTAGCTCTTAACCGTGGTGAGAAACTAGGCGTTATTAAGGTAAGTTTTAAGCACAATCTTGAGAAAATGCACCGTTTCTACAGTGCTCGTTTCAAACAAAAAAATGACTATATCGAGGAAGTTATCAATCAATCTCTCAAGAAGAAAATCATTCCAGCTATGGAGCGTCGTATCCGAAGCGAATTGACTGAAGCAGCAGAAGATGGTGCTATTCAACTTTTCTCTCAAAATCTTCGAAGCCTCCTTCTAGTATCGCCACTTAAAGGCAAGATGGTACTTGGTTTTGACCCAGCCTTTCGTACAGGGGCTAAGTTGGCCGTGGTTGACCAAACTGGTAAGCTCATTACAACGCAAGTTATCTATCCAGTAGCTCCAGCAAGTCAGGCTAAAATCGCACAGGCTAAAAAAGACTTGGCTGACCTCATCAAAAAGTATGCCATTGAGATTATTGCGATCGGTAATGGAACAGCAAGCCGTGAAAGTGAAGCTTTTGTGGCAGAAGTCCTCAAGGATTTCCCAGAAACTTCTTATGTCATTGTCAATGAAAGTGGTGCCTCTGTCTACTCTGCATCAGAGTTGGCTCGCCATGAGTTTCCAGATTTGACGGTCGAAAAACGCTCTGCCATTTCTATTGCCCGTCGTCTCCAAGACCCATTGGCCGAGTTGGTTAAGATTGACCCTAAATCAATCGGAGTAGGCCAATACCAGCACGATGTTAGCCAGAAGAAACTGTCTGAAAATCTTGATTTCGTTGTTGATACCGTGGTTAACCAAGTCGGTGTCAATGTCAATACGGCAAGTAGTACCCTCTTGTCACACGTGTCAGGACTCAATAAGACCATTTCTGAAAATATCGTTGCCTACCGTGAGGAAAATGGTGAGATTGTATCACGTGCTGAAATCAAAAAGGTCCCACGTCTCGGTGCCAAAGCCTTCGAACAAGCAGCTGGTTTCCTCCGTATCCCAAATGCCAAGAATATCTTGGATAATACAGGGGTCCACCCAGAGTCTTACCCAGCGGTAAAAGACCTCTTCAAGCAGTTGGATATCACAGATTTGGACGACTCTGCCAAAAAGAAATTGAAGGCTCTTAATCTTAAAGAAACAGCAGAAGAGCTAGGGCTTGGACAGGAAACCCTTAAAGATATCATTGCTGACCTTTTGAAACCAGGTCGTGACCTCCGTGATGATTTTGAAGCACCAGTGCTTCGTCAGGATGTTCTTGAACTCAAAGACTTGTCAGTAGGACAAAAACTTGAAGGGACAGTCCGAAATGTTGTGGACTTTGGTGCCTTTGTGGATATCGGTGTCCATGAGGATGGCCTTATCCATATATCTGAGATGAGCAAGAGCTTTGTTAACCACCCAAGTCAGGTCGTTTCTGTTGGGGATTTGGTTACCGTGTGGGTATCAAAAGTTGATTTGGAGCATGAAAAACTCAACCTCTCCTTGGTGAATCCACGTGAATCTAACTGA
- a CDS encoding SprT family protein — MNLTDYVKTVSIEDFGWEFKHQALWKKRLRTTGGRFFPKDGHLDFNPKLYEEHGLETFRKIVRHELCHYHLYFQGKGYKHADRDFKDLLAKVDGLRYAPKMQGQEENDYLYQCQSCGHTYRRKRRVNTRKFGCGLCRGKLIFLNQS, encoded by the coding sequence GTGAATCTAACTGATTATGTTAAGACTGTTTCTATAGAAGATTTTGGCTGGGAATTTAAGCATCAAGCCTTGTGGAAGAAGCGTCTCCGAACCACTGGAGGTCGGTTCTTTCCCAAGGATGGACACTTAGATTTTAATCCAAAACTCTATGAGGAACACGGACTTGAAACCTTTCGAAAAATCGTCCGCCACGAACTCTGTCATTACCACCTTTATTTTCAAGGGAAGGGCTATAAGCATGCGGATAGAGATTTTAAGGATTTACTAGCCAAGGTTGACGGCCTTAGATACGCTCCAAAGATGCAAGGCCAAGAAGAAAATGATTATCTCTATCAGTGTCAATCTTGTGGTCATACCTACCGTCGCAAACGCCGTGTCAATACACGGAAATTTGGCTGCGGTTTGTGCCGAGGCAAACTCATTTTTCTAAATCAGTCCTAG
- a CDS encoding PspC domain-containing protein: MSNRFYKTRKNRLVAGVVAGLADKFGWDLALARILAIILMVSTQFGIFLYLVLAFLLPYKEDIYPEIKLKDGRKRKNAEPVEDEWNW; encoded by the coding sequence ATGTCAAATCGTTTTTATAAGACACGAAAAAATAGACTCGTCGCCGGTGTTGTTGCAGGTTTGGCAGATAAGTTTGGCTGGGACCTAGCTCTAGCTCGTATTTTGGCTATTATTCTCATGGTTTCGACGCAGTTTGGAATCTTCCTATACTTGGTTTTAGCCTTTCTCCTTCCTTACAAAGAAGATATTTATCCCGAAATCAAACTCAAGGATGGACGCAAACGTAAAAACGCTGAACCTGTTGAAGATGAGTGGAATTGGTAA
- the hprK gene encoding HPr(Ser) kinase/phosphatase: MTVTVKMLVDRLKLKVVYGNKELLAKPITTADISRPGLEMTGYFDYYSPERIQLVGMKEWSYLKTLTDHNRYSVFKNMFKEETPAVIVARGLDIPEELYRAAKENGVVVLQGRNGTSSLSGDMSWYLNAQLAERTSVHGVLVDIYGMGVLIQGDSGIGKSETGLELVKRGHRLVADDRVDVYAKDEETLWGEPAEILRHLLEIRGVGIIDVMSLYGASAVRNSSQVQLAIYLENFEDGKAFDRLGNGNEEIELQGVKIPRVRIPVKTGRNVSVVIEAAAMNYRAKQMGFDATKTFEERLTNLISKNGED; this comes from the coding sequence ATGACAGTAACCGTTAAAATGTTGGTTGACAGGCTTAAACTCAAGGTTGTCTATGGGAATAAGGAGCTTTTGGCAAAACCGATAACAACTGCTGATATCTCTCGTCCTGGTTTAGAAATGACAGGTTATTTTGACTATTATTCACCGGAGCGTATTCAATTGGTTGGGATGAAGGAGTGGTCCTACCTTAAAACCTTGACTGATCACAACCGTTACTCTGTTTTCAAAAACATGTTCAAAGAAGAAACCCCAGCTGTTATCGTAGCGCGTGGGCTTGATATCCCTGAGGAGCTGTATCGAGCAGCTAAAGAAAATGGCGTTGTGGTTCTTCAAGGCCGTAACGGCACATCATCTCTTTCAGGTGATATGTCTTGGTACCTCAATGCACAGTTGGCAGAACGTACCAGTGTTCATGGTGTTTTGGTTGATATCTACGGCATGGGTGTTCTCATCCAGGGTGACTCTGGTATTGGTAAGAGTGAAACAGGGCTCGAGCTAGTCAAACGTGGTCACCGCCTTGTCGCTGACGACCGTGTGGATGTCTATGCTAAGGATGAGGAAACTCTCTGGGGAGAACCTGCAGAAATTCTTCGCCATCTTCTTGAAATCCGTGGGGTTGGTATCATTGACGTTATGAGTCTTTATGGAGCCAGTGCTGTCCGTAATTCATCTCAAGTTCAGTTGGCCATCTATCTTGAAAATTTTGAAGACGGTAAGGCCTTTGATCGTCTTGGAAATGGGAATGAAGAAATTGAATTGCAAGGCGTTAAGATTCCACGTGTCCGCATTCCTGTTAAGACAGGCCGTAACGTATCAGTCGTTATCGAAGCTGCAGCCATGAACTATCGTGCTAAGCAAATGGGATTTGATGCAACCAAAACCTTTGAGGAACGTTTGACCAACCTCATTAGTAAGAATGGTGAAGACTAA
- the lgt gene encoding prolipoprotein diacylglyceryl transferase, with protein MLATIDPIALRLGPISIHWYAICIVSGLLLAVYLAQRWAPEKGIDPENILDFILLAFPIAIVGARLYYVIFQWSYYSQNPSEIFAIWNGGIAIYGGLIAGAAVLYWFAKRHAIAVLDFLDIAAPGVMIAQSIGRWGNFINQEAYGKAVSHLNYVPEFIRQQMYIDGSYRVPTFLYESLWNLVGFIIILGLRRFNKKLRQGDVTSFYLIWYGLGRFVIEGMRTDSLMFAGLRVSQWVSIAIIILGAILLYLRKQRPEADYKMKN; from the coding sequence ATGTTAGCTACTATTGATCCTATTGCTCTAAGACTTGGTCCCATTAGTATTCATTGGTATGCCATCTGTATCGTATCTGGTCTATTACTTGCCGTTTATCTGGCTCAGCGGTGGGCTCCCGAAAAGGGTATCGACCCTGAAAACATCCTAGATTTTATTCTTCTTGCTTTTCCTATAGCCATTGTAGGTGCTAGGCTCTACTATGTGATTTTCCAGTGGTCTTACTACAGTCAAAATCCTTCGGAAATTTTTGCGATTTGGAATGGTGGGATTGCCATCTATGGTGGCTTGATTGCTGGAGCAGCTGTCCTCTATTGGTTTGCTAAACGTCATGCCATTGCTGTCTTGGATTTTCTAGATATCGCAGCACCGGGCGTTATGATTGCTCAGAGTATCGGTCGCTGGGGAAACTTTATTAACCAGGAGGCCTACGGAAAAGCAGTTAGTCATCTGAATTATGTCCCAGAATTTATTCGCCAGCAGATGTACATTGATGGTAGTTATCGTGTACCGACCTTTCTTTACGAAAGTCTCTGGAACTTGGTCGGATTTATCATTATCCTAGGACTAAGACGCTTTAATAAGAAACTGCGTCAAGGAGATGTGACCTCATTTTACCTTATCTGGTATGGTCTTGGACGTTTTGTCATTGAAGGCATGCGTACCGATAGCCTCATGTTTGCTGGCTTGCGTGTTTCTCAATGGGTCAGCATCGCCATTATCATCTTGGGTGCTATCTTACTATATTTGCGAAAGCAACGTCCAGAGGCAGATTATAAAATGAAAAACTAG
- a CDS encoding DUF948 domain-containing protein yields MAEIAFLIIAIALAAFLIALIPTLLRTRHVVKEVEETVAVLRTDINVTLHQTNEILAKANVLVEDVNEKVQTIDPLFVAVAELSESVSDLNTEARYLGAKASAAGASVGKAGSAFAIGKVASKLFGKKDKKK; encoded by the coding sequence ATGGCAGAAATTGCATTTCTTATTATCGCAATCGCACTTGCTGCGTTCCTCATTGCATTGATCCCTACCCTACTTCGTACACGTCATGTGGTCAAAGAAGTTGAAGAAACAGTTGCTGTGCTTCGTACAGACATTAATGTAACCCTTCATCAAACAAATGAAATCTTGGCTAAGGCAAACGTCTTGGTTGAAGATGTTAATGAAAAAGTTCAAACAATCGATCCTCTCTTTGTAGCAGTAGCTGAGCTTTCAGAGAGTGTTTCTGACTTGAATACTGAAGCTCGTTACCTCGGTGCTAAAGCAAGTGCAGCAGGAGCAAGTGTCGGTAAGGCGGGTTCAGCCTTTGCTATCGGTAAAGTTGCTTCAAAACTATTTGGTAAAAAAGACAAGAAAAAATAA
- a CDS encoding YtxH domain-containing protein, whose protein sequence is MSKFLNTLIIGAASGAAAAYFFTTEKGKAVKSRIDEEIASFKEDPKAYQNQVVEKASDYKDLAVDTFQDYKTKFENGDITADDLTKTVQEKTAQVADFAKESFELIKEKTAQVTPEQADVEAETKAIVDDIVIDIKDISEEAAEAK, encoded by the coding sequence ATGAGTAAATTTTTAAACACCCTAATCATTGGTGCAGCTTCTGGAGCTGCAGCAGCTTACTTCTTTACAACTGAAAAAGGTAAAGCTGTTAAATCACGTATCGATGAAGAAATCGCTTCATTCAAAGAAGATCCTAAAGCTTATCAAAATCAAGTAGTGGAAAAAGCTAGCGACTACAAAGATTTGGCAGTCGATACTTTCCAAGACTACAAAACAAAATTTGAAAACGGCGACATCACTGCAGATGATTTGACAAAAACCGTTCAAGAAAAAACAGCTCAAGTTGCTGACTTTGCAAAAGAAAGCTTTGAACTTATCAAGGAGAAAACAGCTCAAGTAACTCCTGAACAAGCGGATGTTGAAGCAGAAACAAAAGCTATCGTTGATGATATCGTCATTGATATTAAAGATATCTCTGAAGAAGCAGCAGAAGCAAAATAA
- a CDS encoding DUF3270 domain-containing protein: MADNLHRQFDHIEDFETEHPQTTNYQDYQGLNSNSIKLQDMIFFGRVSSFCVSTVLVAFLFLVAQVATFWAFFWAITISVIGQIGIYVLIEYYKAQKR, from the coding sequence ATGGCTGACAACTTACACCGTCAATTTGATCACATTGAAGATTTCGAGACTGAGCATCCTCAAACGACGAATTATCAAGATTATCAAGGTCTAAATAGTAATAGTATTAAGCTACAAGATATGATTTTCTTTGGACGTGTCTCAAGCTTCTGTGTTTCAACAGTCCTAGTTGCCTTCCTTTTCTTAGTAGCACAGGTGGCTACCTTCTGGGCCTTCTTCTGGGCAATTACCATTAGCGTCATTGGTCAGATAGGCATTTATGTCCTAATCGAATATTATAAAGCACAAAAACGTTGA
- a CDS encoding peptidase U32 family protein, with the protein MEKIVITATAESYEQARELLELGVDRIYIGEKAFGLRLPKPFSFAEMRKIAELVHESGKELTVAVNALMHQGMMDALPDYLDFLEEIKADYITVGDAGVFYICNRDKRPFKMIYDASTMVTSSRQINFWGKQAGASEAVLAREIPSAELFIMAENLQIPAEVLVYGASIIHHSKRPLLQNYYNFIKTDEAVTKERDLFLSEPGDPDSHYSVYEDLHGTHIFANNDLDMMTKLSELVEHGFDHWKLDGVYCPGENFVKITEYFVKARDLIEAGEFSQDQAFLFDEAIHKLHPANRGLDTGFYDYEPDRVK; encoded by the coding sequence ATGGAAAAAATAGTGATTACAGCGACTGCTGAGAGCTACGAGCAGGCACGTGAGCTCCTAGAACTTGGCGTAGATCGTATTTACATCGGCGAAAAAGCTTTTGGCCTTCGTTTGCCTAAGCCATTTTCATTCGCAGAGATGCGAAAGATTGCAGAGCTGGTACATGAGTCTGGCAAGGAATTGACTGTTGCCGTTAACGCCCTCATGCACCAAGGTATGATGGATGCTCTTCCAGACTACCTTGATTTTCTTGAAGAAATCAAGGCAGATTACATCACGGTTGGTGATGCAGGGGTTTTCTACATCTGTAACCGTGACAAACGTCCCTTCAAAATGATTTATGATGCTTCAACCATGGTAACCTCTAGCCGTCAGATTAATTTCTGGGGCAAACAAGCTGGAGCTTCTGAAGCTGTTTTGGCTCGTGAAATTCCGTCTGCGGAACTCTTCATCATGGCTGAAAATCTTCAAATTCCAGCCGAGGTTTTGGTTTACGGTGCAAGTATCATTCACCACTCTAAACGTCCGCTTCTTCAAAACTACTACAACTTTATCAAAACGGATGAAGCTGTTACCAAAGAACGTGACCTCTTCCTTTCTGAGCCTGGTGACCCAGATTCTCACTACTCAGTTTACGAAGACTTGCATGGAACACATATCTTTGCCAATAATGACTTGGATATGATGACTAAACTTTCAGAGCTCGTTGAACATGGTTTTGACCACTGGAAGTTGGACGGTGTTTATTGCCCAGGTGAAAACTTCGTAAAAATCACTGAGTATTTTGTGAAGGCTCGTGACCTCATCGAGGCTGGCGAATTTTCACAAGATCAAGCCTTCCTCTTTGATGAGGCTATTCATAAATTACACCCAGCCAACCGTGGTTTGGACACAGGTTTCTATGATTATGAACCTGACCGTGTAAAATAA
- a CDS encoding peptidase U32 family protein, with the protein MTTTKKRPEVLVPAGTLEKLKVAVNYGADAVFVGGQAYGLRSRAGNFTMDELREGIEYAHARGVDVHVASNMVTHEGNEKGAGEWFRELRDMGLDAVIVSDPALIEICSTYAPGLNIHLSTQASATNVETFHFWKQYGLTRVVLAREVTMEELAEIRKRTDLEIEAFVHGAMCISYSGRCTLSNHMSDRDANRGGCSQSCRWKYDLYDMPFGQERKSIHGEVPEEYSMSAVDMCMIENIPDLIDNGVDSLKIEGRMKSVHYVSTVANCYKAACDAYMESAEAFYAIKDDLINELWKVAQRELATGFYYKTPTENEQLFGARRKIPQYKFVGEVVDFDPATMTATIRQRNVILEGDHVEFYGPGFRHFECDIKDLHDANGNKIDRAPNPMELLTITVPQEVKPGDMIRSTKEGLINLYQKDGSSKTVRA; encoded by the coding sequence ATGACTACAACTAAAAAACGCCCAGAGGTTTTGGTACCTGCTGGGACTTTGGAAAAATTGAAAGTCGCTGTAAATTACGGCGCAGATGCTGTTTTCGTTGGTGGACAAGCCTATGGTTTGCGTAGCCGTGCCGGAAACTTTACCATGGATGAGCTTCGTGAAGGTATCGAATACGCTCACGCACGTGGTGTTGATGTGCACGTCGCTTCAAACATGGTTACCCATGAAGGAAATGAAAAGGGAGCTGGTGAGTGGTTCCGTGAATTGCGTGATATGGGACTCGATGCCGTTATCGTATCAGATCCAGCCTTGATTGAAATCTGTTCAACCTACGCTCCAGGACTTAATATCCACTTGTCAACGCAAGCATCTGCGACAAACGTTGAAACCTTCCATTTTTGGAAACAGTATGGCTTGACCCGTGTTGTTTTGGCACGTGAGGTAACTATGGAGGAATTGGCTGAAATCCGTAAACGTACGGACCTTGAAATTGAGGCCTTTGTCCATGGTGCTATGTGTATCTCATACTCAGGTCGCTGTACCCTTTCTAACCACATGTCAGACCGTGATGCCAACCGTGGTGGTTGCTCACAGTCATGTCGTTGGAAATATGATCTTTACGACATGCCATTCGGCCAAGAGCGAAAGAGTATCCACGGTGAAGTTCCTGAAGAATACTCAATGTCAGCCGTTGACATGTGTATGATTGAAAATATCCCAGACCTTATCGATAATGGTGTTGACAGCCTTAAAATCGAAGGTCGTATGAAATCTGTCCACTACGTATCAACAGTTGCCAACTGTTACAAGGCTGCCTGTGACGCTTACATGGAAAGTGCAGAAGCCTTTTATGCCATCAAAGATGATTTGATTAACGAACTCTGGAAAGTTGCCCAACGTGAATTGGCAACAGGTTTCTACTACAAGACACCAACAGAAAATGAACAACTCTTTGGTGCCCGTCGTAAGATTCCACAATACAAATTCGTTGGTGAAGTCGTAGACTTTGACCCGGCAACTATGACAGCTACAATCCGTCAACGTAACGTTATCCTCGAAGGTGACCACGTTGAATTCTACGGACCAGGCTTCCGTCATTTCGAGTGTGATATCAAAGACCTTCACGATGCCAATGGTAACAAAATTGACCGTGCACCAAACCCAATGGAACTTCTTACAATTACCGTGCCACAAGAAGTTAAACCTGGTGATATGATTCGTTCAACTAAAGAAGGTTTGATTAACCTCTACCAAAAAGATGGTTCAAGTAAAACTGTTCGTGCCTAA
- a CDS encoding CHY zinc finger protein: MTRQINGLLVDDQSRCQHYHSTLDIVALKCFECLKYYACYQCHDSLEEHSFRAYPCQLKQDKVLICGVCRHEMTIEEYQEAVACPNCHSAFNPACSKHYDIYFEK; the protein is encoded by the coding sequence ATGACAAGACAAATCAATGGCCTCCTGGTAGATGACCAGAGTAGGTGCCAGCACTACCATTCCACACTAGATATTGTTGCCTTAAAATGCTTTGAGTGTCTGAAGTATTATGCCTGTTATCAGTGTCATGATAGCTTGGAGGAACATAGCTTTCGAGCTTATCCCTGTCAGTTGAAACAGGACAAGGTCCTTATTTGTGGCGTTTGTCGGCATGAGATGACTATTGAGGAATATCAAGAGGCAGTAGCCTGTCCCAATTGTCATAGTGCCTTCAACCCAGCTTGTTCAAAGCACTATGATATTTATTTTGAAAAATAA
- a CDS encoding biotin transporter BioY, translated as MTQNRTLSLILPAFGAAIIAALAQIVIPIGAVPITLQTFAVGLVAAILKPREATLAATLYLILGAIGLPVFAGGGGGLQAFFGPSAGYLLAYPFFALVTSALAHAKTPIWKIFLAFVLGDALVFVGGILSLHFLGKMGWSAAVAVGLTPFIIPDLLKGLIVALVTKPVLKALKNHSYFN; from the coding sequence ATGACACAAAATCGTACACTGTCGCTTATTCTTCCAGCTTTTGGTGCTGCCATCATTGCCGCACTGGCTCAAATTGTTATTCCTATCGGTGCAGTTCCTATTACTCTGCAAACTTTTGCTGTCGGACTTGTTGCTGCCATCCTTAAGCCAAGAGAGGCAACTCTTGCCGCTACCCTCTACCTTATCCTAGGTGCCATTGGTCTACCGGTTTTTGCAGGTGGAGGCGGGGGGCTCCAAGCCTTCTTTGGTCCTTCAGCTGGCTATCTGCTTGCCTACCCATTTTTTGCACTTGTCACATCTGCACTGGCTCATGCTAAGACTCCTATTTGGAAGATCTTTTTGGCTTTTGTTTTAGGAGATGCACTTGTCTTTGTCGGTGGTATCCTTAGCCTGCATTTTCTTGGAAAGATGGGATGGTCTGCAGCTGTAGCAGTCGGTTTGACACCCTTTATCATCCCAGACCTTTTAAAAGGTCTGATTGTCGCTTTGGTGACTAAGCCAGTTTTAAAAGCACTAAAAAATCATAGCTACTTTAACTAA
- a CDS encoding YdbC family protein: MAEFSFEIEEKLLVLSENDKGWTKELNRVSFNGAPAKYDIRTWSPDHTKMGKGITLSNEEFQVLVDAFKN, encoded by the coding sequence ATGGCAGAATTTTCATTTGAAATTGAAGAAAAACTTTTGGTCTTGTCTGAGAATGACAAGGGTTGGACTAAGGAACTCAATCGTGTGAGCTTTAATGGCGCACCAGCTAAATATGACATCCGTACATGGAGTCCAGACCATACCAAGATGGGCAAGGGGATTACCCTCAGCAACGAAGAATTCCAAGTTCTCGTTGACGCCTTCAAAAACTAA